The following are from one region of the Staphylococcus schleiferi genome:
- a CDS encoding Dps family protein, with amino-acid sequence MAQDKKQVVEDLNLQLSNFTVLWTKIHNYHWYVKGHNFFALHEKFEELYNKVAVYVDEIAERALALEGNPVGKMSEVLEVSSIEEAEYGISAEKMVAQLATDFETVVKELKVAQGNAEEAGDDRSADMFIEIATELEHNIWMLKAYIG; translated from the coding sequence ATGGCTCAAGACAAAAAACAAGTAGTTGAAGACTTAAACTTACAATTATCAAACTTCACTGTATTATGGACTAAAATTCACAACTATCACTGGTATGTTAAAGGACATAACTTCTTCGCATTACACGAAAAATTTGAAGAACTTTACAATAAAGTTGCAGTTTATGTCGATGAAATTGCAGAACGTGCATTAGCATTAGAAGGTAACCCAGTGGGTAAAATGAGCGAAGTTTTAGAAGTATCTAGTATTGAAGAAGCTGAGTACGGAATTAGCGCAGAAAAAATGGTAGCGCAATTAGCAACAGACTTCGAAACAGTTGTAAAAGAATTGAAAGTCGCACAAGGTAATGCAGAAGAAGCTGGCGACGATCGTTCAGCTGATATGTTTATTGAAATTGCGACTGAATTAGAACACAATATTTGGATGTTAAAAGCATATATCGGTTAA
- a CDS encoding YfiT family bacillithiol transferase, whose translation MNVRYPIGQLNLPTSITLKAIHQWLDEIEGYVQNLKEVVGNLSEKEYHQTYREGSYTVRQLVHHIADSQINMYYRLKMALTDNQLKIAEFQQDVWVQLPDYQLPVDISIQLLEMINKRIIAIGRQLSESDLTRTFLLEGTGEISVGETIAKLSWHERHHLAHIQIALGKSEVSL comes from the coding sequence TTGAACGTAAGATATCCAATTGGTCAGTTAAATCTACCTACATCAATCACATTGAAGGCGATTCATCAATGGTTAGATGAGATTGAAGGTTATGTACAAAATTTAAAGGAAGTTGTTGGGAACCTTAGCGAAAAAGAATATCACCAAACATATCGTGAGGGTAGCTATACAGTGAGACAACTTGTCCATCATATCGCAGATTCACAAATCAATATGTATTATCGTTTAAAAATGGCATTAACAGATAATCAGCTGAAAATTGCAGAGTTCCAGCAAGATGTGTGGGTCCAGTTACCAGATTATCAACTTCCTGTAGACATCTCTATACAACTTTTAGAAATGATTAACAAACGTATTATAGCGATTGGCCGACAGTTATCAGAAAGTGATTTAACACGTACTTTCTTATTAGAAGGTACAGGTGAAATTTCAGTAGGGGAAACAATCGCAAAGTTATCTTGGCACGAGCGCCATCACTTGGCTCATATTCAAATAGCCCTCGGCAAAAGTGAGGTATCTTTATAA
- a CDS encoding NAD(P)/FAD-dependent oxidoreductase, with protein MRKQHRRVMIIGAGAAGIGMAITMKTFQMEDVCVIESGSIGHSFKNWPKSTRTITPSFTSNGFGMPDMNAVAKDTSPAFTFNEEHLSGETYASYLELIAKHYELDIQTETHVHAVNLVDGVYELETSQGTFTADYLFIATGDYAFPNQPFEHGIHYSEVSDFTTLPGKAFTIIGGNESAFDAAIHLAEKGAEVSIYTDSTGFDAEEADPSIRLSPYTQQRLRKVVQQGGSITMNVHYRVEAIHFKDGQYVIQFANGKTVNSTTEPIVATGFDVTRNPLVQQLFTVKNGEVSLTNLDESTRYPNVFLVGATVRHADAILCYIYKFRSRFAVLTHTVMQREGLHVNPDVVDDYKANQMYLDDYSCCGVNCSC; from the coding sequence ATGCGCAAACAACATCGTCGCGTGATGATTATTGGTGCAGGTGCAGCAGGGATTGGGATGGCAATAACAATGAAAACATTTCAAATGGAAGATGTCTGTGTAATAGAAAGTGGTTCGATTGGTCATTCCTTTAAAAATTGGCCGAAATCTACACGCACGATTACACCTTCGTTTACTTCAAATGGTTTTGGGATGCCTGATATGAATGCCGTTGCAAAAGATACGTCACCGGCTTTTACGTTTAATGAAGAACATTTATCAGGTGAAACGTATGCATCCTATTTAGAATTAATCGCCAAACATTATGAACTTGATATTCAAACAGAGACACATGTGCATGCAGTGAATCTGGTCGATGGTGTCTATGAACTCGAAACCTCTCAAGGTACGTTTACTGCAGATTATTTATTTATCGCAACGGGAGATTACGCATTTCCAAACCAACCATTTGAACATGGCATTCACTATAGTGAAGTTTCTGATTTTACTACATTGCCTGGTAAAGCTTTTACCATTATTGGTGGGAATGAAAGTGCATTTGATGCAGCGATTCATTTAGCTGAAAAAGGTGCAGAAGTTTCCATATATACAGATAGTACAGGATTTGATGCTGAGGAAGCGGATCCAAGCATTCGTTTATCTCCTTATACACAACAACGTCTTAGAAAAGTTGTGCAACAAGGTGGCTCGATTACGATGAACGTCCACTATCGTGTCGAAGCAATCCACTTTAAAGACGGTCAATATGTGATTCAATTTGCTAATGGTAAAACGGTCAATAGTACGACTGAACCCATTGTCGCAACAGGTTTTGATGTGACGCGTAATCCATTAGTTCAACAACTTTTCACTGTAAAAAATGGAGAGGTAAGTTTAACAAATTTAGATGAATCCACGCGTTATCCTAATGTCTTTTTAGTAGGTGCGACAGTCAGACATGCAGATGCGATTTTATGCTATATTTATAAATTTAGATCACGTTTTGCAGTATTAACACATACTGTGATGCAACGAGAAGGTTTACATGTGAACCCGGATGTAGTTGATGACTATAAAGCAAACCAAATGTATCTCGATGATTATAGTTGTTGTGGTGTGAATTGTTCATGTTAA
- a CDS encoding catalase: MSNNNESKLTGLFGHPVGDRENSMTAGPRGPLLMQDWYFLEQMAHFDREVIPERRMHAKGSGAFGTFTVTNDITQYTRAKIFSEVGKQTEMFARFSTVAGERGAADAERDIRGFALKFYTEEGNWDLVGNNTPVFFFRDPKLFASLNHAVKRDPRTNMRSAQNNWDFWTSLPEALHQVTILMTDRGIPKGFRHMHGFGSHTYAMINAQNERVWVKFHFRTQQGIENLLDEEAAQIIAKDRESSQRDLFNAIEEGNFPKWKMYIQVMTEEQARNHKDNPFDLTKVWYKGEYPLIEVGEFELNRNPENYFMDVEQAAFAPTNIVPGIDFSPDKMLQGRLFSYGDAQRYRLGVNHWQIPVNQPKGVGVENICPFSRDGAMRFLDGNQGGQTHYYPNSYGAHESQPEYKRAPLELNGTAYEHDFREDDDNYFEQPGKLFRLQSPEQQERMFKTTASEMEGTTDEVKRRHIKHCYQADVNYGTGVAKALGMEDQLASIIAEIEA; encoded by the coding sequence ATGAGCAATAACAACGAATCGAAATTGACGGGCTTATTCGGTCATCCTGTGGGTGATCGTGAGAATTCTATGACTGCTGGACCAAGAGGACCTTTATTGATGCAAGACTGGTACTTTTTAGAACAAATGGCACACTTTGACCGCGAAGTCATTCCAGAACGACGTATGCATGCGAAGGGTTCTGGTGCGTTTGGTACATTTACAGTTACGAACGACATCACACAATATACACGTGCCAAAATTTTCTCAGAAGTGGGGAAACAGACAGAAATGTTTGCACGTTTTTCAACAGTCGCCGGGGAACGTGGCGCAGCTGATGCTGAACGTGATATTCGCGGTTTTGCTTTAAAATTCTACACTGAGGAAGGAAACTGGGATTTAGTGGGGAATAATACACCTGTTTTCTTCTTCCGTGACCCTAAATTATTCGCAAGTTTAAACCATGCTGTTAAACGTGATCCTCGTACAAACATGAGAAGTGCTCAAAATAACTGGGATTTCTGGACATCATTACCTGAAGCATTACACCAAGTAACAATTTTAATGACTGACCGTGGTATTCCTAAAGGATTCAGACATATGCACGGGTTCGGTTCACATACTTATGCCATGATCAATGCGCAAAATGAACGTGTTTGGGTGAAATTCCACTTTAGAACACAACAAGGTATTGAAAACTTATTAGATGAAGAAGCGGCACAAATTATCGCTAAAGACCGTGAATCTTCACAACGTGATTTGTTCAATGCGATTGAAGAAGGCAACTTCCCGAAATGGAAAATGTATATCCAAGTGATGACTGAAGAACAAGCAAGAAATCATAAAGATAATCCATTTGACCTTACAAAAGTGTGGTACAAAGGCGAATATCCATTAATTGAGGTCGGTGAATTCGAATTAAACCGCAACCCTGAAAACTATTTCATGGATGTCGAACAAGCTGCTTTTGCACCAACAAACATTGTACCGGGTATTGATTTTTCACCTGACAAAATGTTACAAGGTCGTTTATTCTCATACGGCGATGCACAACGCTATCGTTTAGGTGTGAACCACTGGCAAATTCCAGTGAACCAACCTAAAGGTGTAGGTGTAGAAAACATCTGTCCATTCAGCCGTGATGGTGCAATGCGTTTCTTAGATGGTAACCAAGGTGGTCAAACACATTACTATCCAAACAGCTACGGTGCGCATGAAAGCCAACCTGAATACAAACGTGCACCTTTAGAATTGAATGGTACGGCTTATGAGCACGACTTTAGAGAAGATGATGACAATTACTTCGAACAACCAGGTAAATTGTTCCGTCTCCAATCACCAGAGCAACAAGAGCGTATGTTTAAAACAACAGCAAGTGAAATGGAAGGCACAACAGACGAAGTGAAACGTCGTCACATTAAACATTGCTATCAAGCAGACGTCAACTATGGTACAGGTGTAGCGAAAGCACTTGGCATGGAAGATCAATTAGCGAGTATCATTGCTGAAATAGAAGCTTAA
- a CDS encoding Hsp20/alpha crystallin family protein, with protein sequence MAFEMKPFNNSFFNMEPSDFFKDFGRHFFDDNFAQAAITTDIKELDDAYIVEAELPGMDKENIRVQFENNILTIAAQNTVENNNEDEEGRIIHKERSYRNVQRQFSFDHVDATQIKAAYQNGMLNVRLPKDMRNDQTDKNIPID encoded by the coding sequence ATGGCATTTGAAATGAAACCTTTCAATAATTCTTTTTTCAATATGGAACCAAGTGACTTTTTTAAAGACTTTGGCCGTCATTTTTTCGACGACAATTTTGCACAAGCTGCCATTACGACTGACATTAAAGAATTAGATGATGCCTACATCGTTGAAGCTGAACTTCCTGGTATGGACAAAGAAAATATTCGCGTGCAATTTGAAAACAATATTTTAACAATTGCTGCACAAAATACAGTTGAAAATAACAACGAAGATGAGGAAGGACGCATCATCCATAAAGAACGAAGCTATCGCAATGTTCAACGTCAATTTAGTTTTGATCATGTGGATGCTACTCAAATTAAAGCAGCTTATCAAAATGGCATGCTTAATGTAAGACTTCCTAAAGATATGCGTAATGATCAAACTGATAAAAATATTCCTATAGACTAA
- a CDS encoding aminotransferase class I/II-fold pyridoxal phosphate-dependent enzyme, giving the protein MHLLNDHIQDIEVPGTRQFANRVDQYPNCLDLTLGQSDFPVASYVQEAMVEAIQAGQLKYTHNKGLIELRKAISEYNASRFGVKYDPETEIVVTNGASEGIDDVLRTILNPGDEVILPGPTYLGYEPIVKLQGAEVKWIDTSHTGFVPTAEAIKAAITPKTKAVMFNYPTNPTGMTLSHETIRDIVAVLKDTSVFVITDEIYSENVFEGRHHSFMEFPEIRGQLFVVNGLSKSHAMTGARVGYVLSTPELIEEVTTVHLYNSICVATPSQYGAIRALKEGDQDIQKMNAAYRERRDYIYARLVDMGLPVTLPQGTFYIFPDVSAYDSDSFRFCNQLLETEQLAIVPGKSFSDYAEGYVRLFFACDMETIKEACDRLEHFLKHYDE; this is encoded by the coding sequence ATGCATTTATTAAATGATCATATTCAAGATATTGAAGTACCGGGAACGAGACAATTTGCGAATAGAGTAGATCAGTATCCAAATTGTTTAGATTTAACACTTGGACAATCTGATTTTCCTGTTGCTTCCTATGTGCAAGAAGCAATGGTGGAAGCGATACAGGCGGGTCAACTTAAATATACACATAACAAAGGATTAATCGAGCTGAGAAAGGCGATTTCTGAGTACAACGCGTCACGATTTGGTGTTAAATATGATCCTGAGACAGAAATCGTCGTTACAAACGGTGCATCAGAAGGGATTGACGATGTACTGAGAACAATATTGAATCCTGGAGATGAAGTGATTTTACCTGGACCGACCTATTTAGGGTACGAACCAATTGTTAAATTGCAAGGGGCAGAAGTCAAATGGATCGACACTTCTCACACAGGATTTGTACCGACGGCAGAGGCGATCAAAGCAGCTATTACACCGAAAACAAAGGCGGTTATGTTTAACTATCCGACAAATCCGACAGGGATGACGCTTTCACATGAAACGATTCGCGACATTGTAGCTGTATTAAAGGATACGTCTGTGTTTGTAATTACAGATGAAATCTATAGTGAGAATGTATTTGAAGGTCGACATCATTCATTTATGGAGTTTCCTGAGATTAGAGGGCAGCTTTTTGTTGTGAATGGTTTGTCTAAATCACATGCGATGACAGGTGCACGTGTCGGTTATGTGTTATCGACACCTGAGTTGATTGAAGAAGTAACTACAGTACATTTGTATAATTCTATTTGTGTCGCAACGCCGAGTCAATACGGTGCAATACGTGCTTTAAAAGAAGGGGACCAAGATATACAGAAAATGAACGCAGCTTACCGTGAGCGACGTGATTATATTTATGCGCGCTTAGTTGATATGGGATTGCCTGTGACGCTTCCACAAGGAACATTTTATATTTTCCCTGATGTTTCTGCTTATGATTCAGATTCCTTCCGTTTTTGCAATCAATTGTTAGAAACGGAACAACTGGCCATTGTGCCCGGGAAATCATTTTCGGATTATGCGGAAGGCTACGTCAGACTTTTTTTTGCGTGTGATATGGAGACCATTAAAGAAGCGTGTGATCGACTCGAACATTTTTTAAAACATTATGATGAATAA
- a CDS encoding nucleoside recognition domain-containing protein has protein sequence MLTVVYDFKKNQMPDIPEATHAFVVKGFNHLGRLDQQQLRQYIVKHKLNLSLNESVTHTSDETRHVVTHLQEFMQARENRRPQWYQSLIGWLAIFFMFAFPVYIAYHFSDWLQNQYIAPWIERISQYDFFQQSVVQALMFGDYGVLSLGTYSLVWALPVVILLSFSTALIEQSHVKQYMIWSISPTMEKMGLDGTDIIPVLEGFGCNAAAIVQAGHQCRACTRSKCMSLISFGSSCSYQIGATLSIFNVSHHSWLFAPYLMLVFIGGVIHNKIWYRDETPFIPYSVAVGQKIQWPDLKNVGSQMWETVKMFIFQAMPIFIGICLIASTLALTPILTMISKIFVPILMLLHIPHDLSVGILFSMIRKDGMLLFNMGGGSVIQSLSAWQVLLLVFFSSTFTACSVTMTMVMRQLGLREGGKMILRQMATSVCCIALLGVITFVVLQWTSIL, from the coding sequence ATGTTAACCGTTGTTTATGATTTTAAGAAAAATCAAATGCCAGACATTCCTGAGGCGACACATGCGTTTGTCGTTAAAGGTTTTAATCATCTTGGTCGATTAGATCAACAACAATTGAGACAGTATATTGTAAAGCATAAATTAAATCTTTCTTTGAACGAAAGCGTCACGCATACGTCTGATGAGACGAGGCATGTGGTCACACATTTGCAAGAATTTATGCAAGCCCGTGAAAATCGACGTCCACAATGGTATCAAAGTCTGATAGGCTGGCTCGCTATCTTTTTCATGTTTGCATTTCCAGTTTATATCGCCTATCATTTTTCAGATTGGCTTCAAAATCAGTATATTGCGCCATGGATTGAGCGCATCTCTCAATATGACTTCTTTCAACAAAGCGTTGTGCAAGCGTTGATGTTTGGGGACTATGGTGTTTTATCTTTAGGGACATATTCGCTCGTATGGGCATTGCCTGTCGTGATTTTGTTGAGTTTTTCTACAGCACTTATTGAACAGAGTCATGTTAAACAGTATATGATTTGGTCGATTTCACCAACGATGGAAAAAATGGGTTTAGATGGTACAGATATTATTCCTGTATTAGAAGGCTTCGGTTGTAATGCAGCAGCGATTGTTCAAGCCGGTCATCAATGTCGTGCATGTACGCGATCAAAATGTATGAGTCTGATTAGTTTCGGTTCTTCATGTAGTTATCAAATTGGTGCAACATTATCGATATTCAATGTTTCACACCACTCGTGGTTGTTTGCGCCGTACTTAATGCTCGTATTTATCGGCGGTGTCATCCACAACAAAATTTGGTATCGAGATGAAACACCGTTTATTCCTTATAGTGTAGCAGTAGGTCAAAAAATACAATGGCCAGATTTAAAAAATGTGGGATCACAAATGTGGGAAACGGTAAAAATGTTTATTTTCCAAGCGATGCCGATATTTATTGGGATTTGTTTAATCGCTAGTACATTAGCACTCACACCTATTTTGACAATGATCTCAAAAATATTTGTACCGATCTTAATGTTATTACATATTCCGCATGACTTATCAGTGGGTATATTATTCTCCATGATTCGTAAAGATGGCATGCTCCTCTTTAACATGGGTGGCGGTAGTGTGATACAAAGCCTTTCCGCATGGCAAGTGCTATTACTTGTCTTTTTCAGTTCAACATTTACGGCTTGTTCTGTAACAATGACTATGGTC
- a CDS encoding sodium:solute symporter: MGTIDFVVFIVYFAVLITIGVLGVLKAKSSEKYMVADRNLGLFMLFGCLTAVFLGGSSTIGSSQLGYEIGFSGFWFVFALGVGITIFGLFLLDRIMDLRVITISELLYKLFGHRVRIIGAVVTAMYTLMICVTQVIAMGSVVSQIFHWPMLTSILVGGGVVFIYTILGGMWTLSITDVIQFLVMTIGMFLIMLPISLYSVGGLPSLLHQMPASHLSFFNIGFGEIVNYFITYTLGVMVGQDIWQRFFTGKTKRISKTSGILVGIYSALYSIVMVIIGMCAYVLFPHIQNTQNVFAHMAFETLPSGLLGIVFAALIAAIMSTASGTLLASATIISNDLLKPYLFKNMEDQQFLGVTRLTTFCLAVVAIIISIWVKEVLVAIDIAYAILTGGMFMPVVLGLFMKWLTPKAAISSIIASVVFILLSIFIVGPQSKSTIFYAIIINAIILIVVSYFDSKKGQYDRGKNGRQAT, from the coding sequence ATGGGGACAATTGATTTTGTAGTGTTTATTGTATATTTTGCTGTATTAATTACGATTGGTGTTTTAGGGGTATTAAAAGCGAAATCCTCTGAAAAGTATATGGTCGCTGACCGTAACTTAGGATTGTTTATGTTATTTGGTTGTTTAACCGCAGTGTTTTTAGGAGGTTCATCGACGATTGGATCGTCACAACTCGGTTATGAAATTGGTTTCTCTGGATTTTGGTTTGTTTTTGCCTTAGGTGTAGGGATTACCATTTTTGGTCTGTTTTTATTGGATCGTATTATGGATTTGCGCGTGATTACCATCAGTGAACTGTTGTACAAGTTGTTTGGACATCGTGTACGAATTATTGGTGCGGTTGTTACAGCGATGTATACTTTAATGATTTGTGTGACACAAGTGATTGCGATGGGCTCTGTCGTTTCTCAAATTTTCCATTGGCCGATGCTGACGTCTATCCTTGTGGGTGGTGGCGTAGTGTTTATTTATACGATACTTGGAGGCATGTGGACGCTCTCCATCACAGATGTAATACAATTTTTGGTCATGACCATCGGGATGTTTTTAATTATGTTGCCGATTAGTTTATATAGTGTCGGAGGCTTGCCATCTTTACTACATCAAATGCCAGCTTCACATTTAAGCTTTTTTAATATCGGCTTTGGAGAGATTGTAAATTATTTTATAACGTATACGCTCGGTGTCATGGTGGGACAAGATATTTGGCAACGCTTTTTTACTGGGAAGACGAAACGTATCTCTAAAACATCAGGCATCCTTGTAGGTATCTATAGTGCGTTATACTCTATTGTCATGGTCATTATCGGAATGTGTGCCTATGTTTTATTTCCGCATATTCAAAATACGCAAAATGTTTTTGCGCATATGGCTTTTGAAACGTTACCATCGGGGTTACTAGGTATCGTTTTTGCGGCACTAATCGCAGCAATTATGTCAACGGCATCAGGAACTTTATTAGCATCAGCAACGATTATTTCTAATGACTTACTCAAGCCTTATTTGTTTAAAAACATGGAAGATCAACAATTTTTAGGTGTGACACGATTGACGACATTTTGTTTAGCTGTCGTGGCTATTATCATATCGATATGGGTCAAAGAAGTTCTCGTGGCGATTGATATCGCATACGCCATTTTAACGGGAGGCATGTTTATGCCGGTCGTATTAGGCTTGTTTATGAAGTGGTTAACACCAAAAGCTGCTATCTCTTCCATTATTGCGAGTGTAGTATTCATTTTACTTTCAATTTTCATTGTGGGTCCACAATCCAAATCGACGATATTTTATGCCATCATTATCAATGCTATAATATTGATAGTTGTATCATATTTTGATTCGAAAAAAGGTCAATATGATAGAGGAAAAAACGGACGTCAAGCAACATGA